Proteins encoded within one genomic window of Spirulina major PCC 6313:
- a CDS encoding cyclic nucleotide-binding domain-containing protein: MPVLSIRRTLPILIVTPILVTIVLSGFLSYVNSRKAVETLALKISQGTTDSIKEYLRAVMDKPQSALKASTAALTSEQFQTPDLIIQRLWDVTNQPNLVDNLYVGQSNGNFLGIFPWSDGSPSLEVRTQDTAPQLTVYRLNALGEPADLLETRNYDPRERPWYQAALQLEAGTTGWSEVYPYAATAELGITAIAPLYDENRSLYAVFAIDVSLSDIQGFLQTLDISPSGEAFVIDRDGQIIATSTEQSTALETGDELERVSALELNDPNHIGLMSQLQAHLEEDWSNAETAEYFPLMVNGVKQFVGIVPFQDEQGLDWLMVVAIPETDFQDIILANTRSTVLIGSIIAVLAIALGLVVARWLVVPIERLNNAALSIENNTFQSFTLDAITKRQDELGTLSQVFQRMGQVIMSSQASLREQMDELEAEVAKAKYQDKTKPGAFSLGTVEGLLARSRQHRATISQNQDIDLPALLKNVPYFHHLEAADINTLITLGERQTLPAKTVIFRENEPGDAFFVILSGEVEIYVEALDKFLTTLARGTFFGELSLLLGIPRTATVRTTQETTMFILKQTGLRYLLQKHPEINEQIIQALHTHKAELESRKDLLMTDENDAANFTANPMTWIRDRMHRIFGSSSTPSS; encoded by the coding sequence ATGCCTGTTCTTTCCATTCGTCGCACCTTACCGATCCTGATCGTGACCCCGATTCTCGTCACGATCGTTTTGAGTGGCTTTCTCTCCTATGTCAATAGCCGCAAAGCCGTGGAAACGCTGGCGCTCAAAATTAGCCAGGGGACAACCGACTCCATCAAGGAATATCTTCGGGCTGTTATGGATAAACCCCAATCGGCCCTCAAGGCTTCCACCGCAGCCCTGACCTCGGAGCAGTTTCAAACCCCCGATTTAATTATCCAACGCCTGTGGGATGTGACGAACCAACCTAATCTTGTGGATAATTTGTATGTGGGTCAAAGTAACGGTAACTTTTTAGGGATTTTTCCCTGGTCGGATGGCAGTCCTTCCCTCGAAGTCCGAACCCAGGATACGGCACCGCAGTTGACGGTCTATCGTCTCAATGCGCTTGGGGAACCGGCAGATCTCCTTGAAACTCGGAACTACGACCCCCGTGAGCGTCCGTGGTATCAGGCCGCCTTACAGTTAGAGGCAGGCACGACGGGATGGAGTGAGGTGTATCCCTATGCTGCTACGGCAGAACTGGGCATCACGGCGATCGCACCGCTGTACGACGAAAATCGTTCGCTCTATGCCGTCTTTGCCATTGATGTCAGCCTGTCGGATATCCAAGGGTTTCTGCAAACGTTAGATATTAGCCCGTCGGGGGAAGCGTTCGTGATCGATCGCGATGGCCAGATTATTGCCACCTCAACGGAGCAATCCACGGCGCTGGAAACCGGCGATGAGCTTGAACGGGTCTCAGCTCTTGAGTTGAATGATCCCAATCATATCGGTCTGATGTCGCAACTTCAGGCACATCTAGAGGAGGACTGGTCGAATGCTGAGACGGCGGAGTATTTTCCCTTAATGGTCAATGGGGTCAAGCAGTTTGTGGGCATCGTTCCCTTTCAGGACGAGCAAGGGTTGGATTGGCTGATGGTGGTGGCAATTCCGGAGACGGATTTTCAGGATATTATTTTGGCGAATACCCGATCCACTGTTTTGATTGGGTCGATTATTGCGGTGTTGGCGATCGCCCTCGGACTCGTGGTGGCGCGTTGGCTTGTCGTTCCCATTGAACGCCTCAACAATGCGGCCCTGTCGATCGAAAATAACACCTTTCAAAGTTTTACCCTGGATGCGATCACCAAGCGTCAAGATGAACTGGGGACTTTAAGCCAAGTGTTTCAACGCATGGGCCAAGTGATTATGTCCAGTCAGGCCAGTTTGCGCGAACAGATGGACGAACTTGAAGCGGAGGTGGCGAAGGCGAAGTATCAAGACAAAACGAAGCCGGGTGCTTTTAGCCTGGGGACGGTGGAGGGTTTATTGGCGCGATCGCGTCAGCACCGCGCCACGATCAGCCAAAATCAAGACATTGACCTCCCGGCACTCTTGAAAAATGTCCCCTACTTTCACCATCTTGAGGCCGCCGATATCAACACCCTAATCACCCTGGGGGAGCGTCAAACCCTACCAGCCAAAACGGTCATTTTCCGCGAAAATGAACCCGGCGATGCCTTTTTCGTGATTCTGTCCGGCGAAGTAGAAATCTATGTCGAAGCCCTCGATAAATTTCTCACCACCCTTGCCCGTGGTACCTTTTTCGGTGAACTGTCCCTCCTGCTTGGTATTCCCCGCACCGCCACCGTGCGCACCACCCAAGAAACCACCATGTTCATCTTGAAACAAACCGGACTACGCTACCTGTTGCAGAAACATCCCGAAATCAACGAACAGATTATCCAAGCTCTCCATACCCACAAAGCAGAGTTGGAATCCCGCAAGGATCTGTTGATGACCGATGAAAACGATGCTGCCAACTTTACCGCCAATCCCAT